CGAAATGCTGTTCGGCCAGAACGGTGGTGGGCACCAGCATGGCCACCTGTTTGGCTTCGCTGACCGCCAGGAATGCGGCCCGCAGGGCCACTTCGGTCTTGCCGTAGCCCACGTCCCCGCACACCAGGCGGTCCATGGGCCGCGGGCTGCGCATGTCGGCGAGGACGTCTTCGATGGCCTTGAGCTGATCGGGGGTCTCCTCGTAGGGAAAGTCGGCTTCGAAATTGCCGAAATGGCTGTCGGCCGCGCCGTAGCCATGACCGGCGTTGACCTGGCGCTTGGCGTAAATGTTGAGCAGTTCGCCGGCGATCTTTTCGGCCGATTGGCGCACCTTTTCCTTGGCGCGCTCCCAGGATTTGCCGCCCATCTTGTCCAGGGCCGGCATCATGCCTTCGACGCCCATGTATTTCTGGATCAGGCCCATGCGGTCCACCGGCAGATAGAGCCGGTCGTCGTCCCGGTAGACGATCAAAAGGTAGTCGTTGACCGTGCCTTCCAGATTCAGCTTGACCAGTCCCTCGTAGCGCCCGATGCCGTGTTCTTCGTGAACCACCAGGTCCGACTGCTTGAGGTCGGAAAAGGCCAGCAGTTCTGTGCGCACGGATTTGGTCGGGCGTTGGGGCCGTTTGGTCCGCGATCCGAAGATTTCGGTTTCGGTGGCCACCGCCAGGTTTTCGTCCGGCCAGACGAAGCCGGCGGAAAGGCGTCCCTGGCAGATGGCGATACGGCCCGGCAGCGGATTTCGGGGGAAGGGTTCACCGCTGATTGGCCGGATGTCGTAGGGGGCCAGGATGGAGGCCAGACGGTCACTTTGGCGCCGGGTCTGGCAGGCGATGACCATGGCATGGCCCGCATCCCGGTGGCTTTCGATCCACTGCAATAGGGGGGCGGCCGGCTGTTCGGTTTTTCGGGCCTGGTCCATGGCCTGGGCCAGGTCGCTGTTGTCGCTGGTTTCGGCCTCGATCACCAACCTGTCCTGGCTGCCTGAAACCGCCAGTTGAACCAGCGATACGGACTCCCGCCGGTCCATTTCGTCCTGGATTTCCGTCCAGCTTAAAAAAAGGTCCGAGGGCTCCACGCACAAATGCCGGTCCTCACAGGCCTTGTCGTAGTTGACCTGGGCCAGTTGGGCGCTTTTTTCGGCGGCCCCGGCCAGCCCGGCGGGGTTTTCGGCGATGATGACCGTGTTGCCCGGCAGATAGTCGAACAGGGTGTCCATCTGGTCGTAAATCAACGGGGTCAGGCTTTCGATGCCGGGAAACACCCCGCGCTGCTTGATGCGCTCCACGATGTCCCGCATGGTGGTGCGCGGCAGTTCCTGCTCCAGGGCCCGTGCCCGGAAACGGCCGACGATCTCGTTCAGTCGGGCTTTTTCCAGGGTCACCTCCCGGGCCGGCAGAATCACGGCTTCGTTGACATGCTCCTGGCTGCGCTGGCTGGACGGCGAAAAAAAGCGGATGGTTTCGGCAAAGTCGCCGAACAGCTCGATGCGCAAAGGGCGGTCGTACAACGGGGAAAAGATGTCGATGATGCCGCCGCGGACGCAAAAATCGCCGGGTTCCTCCACCACGACACTGCGGGTATAGCCGCCGGCCGCCAGGTTGGCCACCAGGCGGTCCGGTTCGATCTCCTCTTCGGCGATGATCAGTTCCGCGAATTCGGTGAGCACGGATTTGGGCATCAGCCGCTGGCGCAGGGCCGACGCCGTGGTCACCACCAGTTCGCGGCGGCCTTCGATCAGGGACCACAGGGCCCGGATGCGGCGGGCGGCGGTCTCGTTGTGGTAGGACATGAATTTGAACGGTGAAATATTATAGGCCGGAAAAACAACCGCCGGCGAACCGGTTTCCCCGCGGAAAAAATCAACTTCCGCCTGCCGCTGCTCGGCGATTTTGGCCGATTCGGTCACCAGCAGCACCGGTGATCGCAGCCGGTTGCGGATGGTTTCGGCCAGATAGGCACAGGCACTGCCGTCCACGCCGGAGATGACAACGGGGCCGCTGCGCTCCGCAATACCTGCCGTCAGTTTTTCGGATGCCATTTTTACTTGATTTTGATCGGTAAACACGTTCCTGGATCTTTCTATTGCATTTCAACAGGGCCATACGAAACACATCGACGCCTGTTTGGAGTCTTCATGTGGTGCGTTTTTTAAGGGATAAAGCGGAGATGATCAATGATTAAACGAAACAGACCTGAAACGCCTGACCTTCCAGATGGTGAATGAGCACCGAAAATTGGTGTGGTGATAACTGAAATGCGCTGCTTATGCGGAAAACTCGATAATTCACGGATAAGCGCGCAAAAGTGGAATAGCCGTCGACCAAATGGGATGGAAGGCATTCAACCAAATTATATTGACTAAACAAAGGTTTATGGTAGGGTTGGCGAAATTGTCAACTATTTGAAGATAATTTCATTTCTGTAGCAGAAGTGCTTTTTTTTGCAAAAAGACAGATTTCTGCTGAATAAATAAGTTTTGCACTAAGAAAATAATGCAAAATATTAAAGACCCTCATAAAGAAAGAAAAGATTTCCTGAAAGCATTGATCGATTATGGCAATAATTCTGGAAAGTTTAACCCTCATTTCTACAAAAAAGAATTGATGGACATTCTAAAAATTTCTGAAGTTTCCCCGTTTTGGGTGGCGGCAAGATGGTTGAGAATTCTCGCGACGTGTAAATATTGCTAATGATTACAGGCGGTTAATAGAATGGCGGCTCCTTGTAACCCATTGATATCATTGGACATATTCGGCTGATTTTTTAATGATAAGCGTAAATATGTATAAAATACGGGAAGTTATGATTGAATGCGAGGGCCGGTTGTGGTATGCTTCTTCTACCACGAAAAAAAACACCAAAACCGGGAGCCTCGCATGTTCATCCTACACGACATTCTCGAAAAACTCAAAAACGAATTCCCGCAGTCTCGAAAAGGTCAAGAGCGCGGAATCTGGTTCAC
This window of the uncultured Desulfosarcina sp. genome carries:
- the mfd gene encoding transcription-repair coupling factor, producing the protein MASEKLTAGIAERSGPVVISGVDGSACAYLAETIRNRLRSPVLLVTESAKIAEQRQAEVDFFRGETGSPAVVFPAYNISPFKFMSYHNETAARRIRALWSLIEGRRELVVTTASALRQRLMPKSVLTEFAELIIAEEEIEPDRLVANLAAGGYTRSVVVEEPGDFCVRGGIIDIFSPLYDRPLRIELFGDFAETIRFFSPSSQRSQEHVNEAVILPAREVTLEKARLNEIVGRFRARALEQELPRTTMRDIVERIKQRGVFPGIESLTPLIYDQMDTLFDYLPGNTVIIAENPAGLAGAAEKSAQLAQVNYDKACEDRHLCVEPSDLFLSWTEIQDEMDRRESVSLVQLAVSGSQDRLVIEAETSDNSDLAQAMDQARKTEQPAAPLLQWIESHRDAGHAMVIACQTRRQSDRLASILAPYDIRPISGEPFPRNPLPGRIAICQGRLSAGFVWPDENLAVATETEIFGSRTKRPQRPTKSVRTELLAFSDLKQSDLVVHEEHGIGRYEGLVKLNLEGTVNDYLLIVYRDDDRLYLPVDRMGLIQKYMGVEGMMPALDKMGGKSWERAKEKVRQSAEKIAGELLNIYAKRQVNAGHGYGAADSHFGNFEADFPYEETPDQLKAIEDVLADMRSPRPMDRLVCGDVGYGKTEVALRAAFLAVSEAKQVAMLVPTTVLAEQHFATFTQRFDAYPVKVACLSRFRSKAEQRRIVEQIGKGTVDIVIGTHRLLQKDVTFSDLGLFVIDEEQRFGVRHKEKIKRLRTTVDVLALTATPIPRTLHLSMMGIRDISVISTPPEQRHAIVTYVCEYDDTVIGEAIRSELARGGQIFFVHNNVNSIERMAAYLKQRVPEVRLDVAHGQMAEDDLENVMMRFMARELDMLVCTTIIESGIDVATANTILVNRADRFGLAQIYQLRGRVGRSDEQAYAYLFIPEESRLGKDAQKRLKVLMEHSDLGSGFQIAMNDLKIRGGGAILGASQSGHIAAVGYDMFLKLMEEAVAQLKGEPLTEGLEPEINLPMSAYMAEDYVADIDQRLSIYRRLAKLDSLKDISDMKAELVDRFGPLPEEAENLLLKIMLRVLSVRAGVQRLDIFGQQLVLAFSEAHQQRPLGIVEMLTAGNQHYHFTPDHLFKAALAKGQPRALLAQAKNILIEIAQHVNS